From the Prunus dulcis chromosome 4, ALMONDv2, whole genome shotgun sequence genome, one window contains:
- the LOC117625129 gene encoding uncharacterized exonuclease domain-containing protein At3g15140, translated as MAFARVRLTTLPMIPSLFSITLKPFLHIPHPLPPPMRSLFIPFASLSASQTHHDPSAPSVPSYPRKSSQPWKPMCLYYTQGKCTMMEDPTHLEKFNHDCSRDLQVTNYMSHRICSQNLDYFLVLDLEGKIEILEFPVLMIDANTMDVVDFFHRFVRPSEMSEKRINEYIEGKYGKFGVDRVWHDTAIPFKDVLQQFEAWLIQHQLWGEELGGCLNRAAFVTCGNWDLKTKVPEQCKVSRMKLPSYFMEWINLKDVYLNFYKRRATGMMTMMKELHLPLLGSHHLGFDDSKNIARVVQHMLADGALIEITARRNPDSLEKVEFLFKNRIR; from the exons ATGGCATTTGCCAGAGTCAGACTTACCACTCTGCCAATGATTCCTTCACTCTTCTCAATAACTCTCAAACCCTTCCTTCACATTCCTCACCCCCTCCCTCCTCCAATGCGTTCCCTCTTCATTCCCTttgcctctctctctgcttCCCAAACCCATCACGACCCATCAGCTCCTTCGGTCCCGTCGTATCCGAGAAAGAGCAGCCAACCATGGAAGCCCATGTGTTTGTATTACACGCAAGGGAAATGCACTATG atGGAGGATCCTACCCACTTGGAGAAATTCAATCATGATTGCTCCAGAGATCTTCAAGTGACAAATTACATGTCACACCGCATCTGCTCTCAAAACTTAGATTATTTTCTTGTGCTTGATTTGGAgggaaaaattgaaattcttgaGTTTCCTGTTCTGATGATTGATGCAAATACCATGGATGTCGTGGATTTTTTCCACAG ATTCGTGAGGCCGTCCGAGATGAGCGAGAAAAGAATAAATGAATATATTGAAGGAAAGTATGGCAAATTTGGAGTTGATCG TGTTTGGCATGATACAGCTATACCATTTAAGGATGTTCTTCAACAATTTGAAGCCTGGCTAATTCAGCATCAATTATGGGGAGAAGAGTTGGGTGGGTGCCTTAATCGAGCAGCATTTGTAACTTG TGGAAACTgggatttgaaaacaaaagttcCTGAGCAATGCAAAGTGTCAAGGATGAAGCTTCCGTCATATTTTATGGAATGGATCAATCTCAAAGATGTCTATCTAAATTTTTACAAGAGGAGG GCAACGGGAATGATGACAATGATGAAGGAGCTTCATTTACCATTGTTGGGAAGTCACCATCTTGGATTCGATGACTCAAAGAACATTGCAAGGGTAGTGCAACACATGCTTGCTGATGGTGCACTTATAGAAATTACCGCAAGGAGGAATCCTGATTCTCTTGAGAAGGTTGAATTTCTATTCAAGAACAGAATAAGGTAG
- the LOC117625823 gene encoding E3 SUMO-protein ligase MMS21, translating to MASTSASRTHGATGRIRTATATLYEDNQSLISDIRRAVGAMKEIAVDLERDNQFERVKELENAVIELLGTHEDCSHFSSTIQSVGEKYQPGPELTDFDQLFKNEVAMLKANSSSDPQNHPLMRQFREAVWNVHHSGEPMPGEEQEDIVMTSNQCNILNVTCPLSGKPITELQHPVRSVVCKHVYDKGSIMHYLRSKNTRCPVAACPKLLQADKVVCDPLLLVEIDELRAMKEQTVMTDVIEDFTELDEE from the exons ATGGCCTCGACCTCCGCTTCTCGAACTCATGGCGCCACGGGCCGGATCCGAACCGCCACAGCCACTCTCTACGAGGACAACCAGTCTCTTATCTCT GATATTCGGAGAGCTGTGGGTGCAATGAAGGAAATTGCAGTTGATTTGGAGAGAGATAATCAGTTTGAGAgg GTGAAGGAGCTTGAAAATGCTGTTATTGAATTGTTGGGCACTCATGAAGACTGTTCGCATTTTTCATCCACAATTCAATCCGTTGGAGAGAAATACCAACCTGGGCCAGAG CTTACTGATTTTGATCAGTTGTTCAAGAATGAGGTTGCAATGCTCAAGGCTAATTCATCTTCAGATCCACAAAACCATCCTTTGATGCGCCAATTCCGGGAGGCTGTCTGG AATGTTCATCATTCTGGAGAGCCTATGCCAGGTGAAGAGCAGGAGGACATTGTAATGACCAGCAACCAATGCAATATTCTGAATGTCACTTGCCCATTAAGTGGAAAGCCTATCACTGAACTGCAGCATCCAGTTCGCAG TGTCGTATGCAAGCATGTTTATGACAAAGGGTCAATCATGCATTACTTACGGTCAAAGAACACACGATGCCCTGTTGCAG CTTGCCCTAAGTTATTGCAGGCAGATAAAGTGGTGTGTGATCCGTTGTTACTCGTCGAAATTGATGAATTGCGTGCAATGAAGGAACAGACTGTCATGACTGATGTCATAGAGGATTTCACTGAGCTTGATGAAGAGTGA